A section of the bacterium BMS3Abin02 genome encodes:
- a CDS encoding leucine/isoleucine/valine transporter permease subunit — protein sequence MTVTESPKTRHGSVIVGIPVLSAIILIIGWLESAQPGGVDIAALTGGVVTFDTMVRIGILTTAVVGLNLLMGYAGQVSLGQVAFIGLGAYFSAVLTTRPSLIGASGLAERWWWPWLLILGGTLFTGGLAYLVGRPILRLRGHYLAMATLGLGVMVNILFRENLGFAVDKINITGGSDGIYGIPRLSIGSWDIWPIERYYYLVWLVAIVGILLALNMVKSRSGRALRALHSSELASETLGVDTARYKVRALVLSAMYASIAGSLYAHFRVAVSPTPFDFGASLELVVMAAVGGMASVWGAPFGVAAVVILRDLLRTHLNLVIEAVGGAYEVVAFGIILILIMIFMPEGVVARTREVVRRWSG from the coding sequence GTGACGGTCACCGAGAGCCCGAAAACGAGGCACGGGAGCGTCATCGTCGGCATCCCGGTGCTGAGTGCCATCATCCTGATCATCGGATGGCTCGAAAGCGCACAGCCCGGCGGGGTGGACATCGCCGCCCTCACCGGCGGCGTCGTCACATTCGACACGATGGTCCGGATCGGCATCCTCACCACGGCCGTCGTGGGCCTCAACCTCCTCATGGGGTATGCAGGACAGGTGTCGCTCGGCCAGGTCGCCTTCATCGGGCTGGGAGCCTACTTCTCGGCGGTCCTGACCACGCGTCCCTCACTGATCGGAGCATCGGGCCTGGCCGAGCGATGGTGGTGGCCGTGGCTGCTGATCCTCGGCGGCACGCTGTTCACAGGCGGCCTCGCCTACCTGGTGGGTCGCCCCATCCTTCGCCTTCGGGGCCACTACCTGGCGATGGCAACTCTTGGTCTCGGCGTCATGGTCAACATCCTCTTCCGGGAGAACCTCGGCTTCGCCGTCGACAAAATCAACATCACGGGTGGCTCCGACGGCATCTACGGCATCCCCCGGCTCAGCATCGGATCGTGGGACATCTGGCCCATAGAGCGCTACTACTACCTGGTCTGGCTGGTGGCGATCGTGGGGATCCTCCTTGCCTTGAACATGGTGAAGTCACGCTCGGGCCGTGCCCTGCGCGCTCTCCACAGCAGCGAGCTGGCATCCGAGACCCTCGGTGTGGACACGGCACGGTACAAAGTGAGGGCGCTGGTGCTGAGCGCCATGTACGCCAGCATCGCGGGCAGCCTGTACGCCCACTTCCGGGTGGCCGTCTCGCCGACACCCTTCGACTTCGGCGCCTCACTGGAACTCGTCGTCATGGCTGCCGTGGGCGGCATGGCGTCGGTGTGGGGCGCCCCCTTCGGTGTGGCTGCGGTGGTGATACTGCGCGACCTGCTGCGCACCCACCTGAATCTGGTGATCGAGGCCGTCGGTGGCGCGTACGAAGTCGTCGCCTTCGGCATCATCCTGATCCTCATCATGATCTTCATGCCGGAGGGCGTCGTCGCCCGAACGAGGGAGGTGGTCCGACGATGGAGCGGGTGA
- the fldI_2 gene encoding R-phenyllactate dehydratase activator has translation MIYTAGLDVGSTYTKALIQSDDEEIVGKAFGPTGFRLKEVARTMYDRALADAGLSEDDISYVIATGGGRHHVDFKDLHVTDLTASARGACFLFPGTRTILDVGGQTMKASRVDGSANVLSFRLNDKCAAGTGAFLEKTARYMGYGTEEIGALMSTSKEPVPISGVCAVFAESEVINHLSLGTPPADIMQGAIESLTGRSVQLMRRVRAEPEFTLIGGILRFETMGRSVSESLEADVNVPDGDMVQFVSALGCAILGRRRLEKLHAGGGVPATSGTPK, from the coding sequence GTGATCTACACCGCAGGGTTGGACGTAGGGTCCACCTACACGAAGGCTCTCATCCAGTCGGACGACGAGGAGATCGTCGGCAAGGCGTTCGGGCCGACCGGCTTTCGGCTCAAGGAGGTGGCGCGGACGATGTATGACCGGGCACTCGCGGACGCCGGCCTGAGTGAGGACGATATCTCCTATGTGATCGCCACCGGTGGCGGCCGCCACCATGTCGACTTCAAGGATCTCCATGTGACGGACCTCACCGCAAGCGCCCGCGGGGCCTGTTTCCTGTTCCCGGGCACCCGCACCATCCTCGACGTGGGCGGCCAGACCATGAAGGCGAGCCGGGTGGACGGGTCGGCGAACGTCCTCTCGTTCCGGCTCAACGACAAATGCGCCGCCGGCACCGGGGCCTTTCTGGAGAAGACGGCCCGCTACATGGGCTATGGCACCGAAGAGATCGGCGCGCTGATGTCGACCTCGAAGGAACCCGTTCCGATCTCGGGCGTGTGTGCAGTCTTTGCCGAGTCGGAAGTGATCAACCACCTCTCGCTGGGCACGCCGCCGGCGGACATCATGCAGGGCGCCATCGAGTCGCTCACCGGACGCTCGGTACAGCTGATGAGACGGGTGCGGGCGGAACCGGAGTTCACGCTCATCGGGGGAATCCTCCGGTTCGAGACCATGGGGAGATCCGTCAGCGAATCACTCGAAGCCGATGTGAACGTCCCCGACGGCGACATGGTGCAGTTCGTATCGGCACTCGGCTGTGCCATCCTTGGTCGGCGCCGCCTGGAGAAGCTTCACGCAGGCGGTGGCGTGCCGGCCACGTCGGGGACGCCGAAGTGA
- the dch gene encoding cyclohexa-1,5-dienecarbonyl-CoA hydratase, producing MSTTWIRHTVSADGGIHTITLDKAPGNVIDIALCEQLRRGIEAAAASEDAKVLILRGSGKHFSFGASVEEHLPDKAPEMLAALGGVIRDLIGFPYPTVAGVQGRCLGGGLELVLACGIVIAEESATLASPEIQLGVLPPAAIALLSGRAAEDIVLTGRSLTATEARRIGIVNVIAADGDLDATIDTFVTKHFVPRSALSLRMATRAVRESRRAEIESRLDETERFYVEELLTTHDGVEGIRAFMEKRPPVWRNA from the coding sequence GTGAGCACTACCTGGATCCGTCACACCGTCTCGGCGGACGGAGGGATTCACACGATCACGCTCGACAAGGCTCCGGGAAACGTGATCGACATCGCTCTCTGCGAGCAGCTCCGTCGAGGCATCGAGGCGGCTGCCGCTTCCGAGGACGCAAAGGTCCTGATTCTTCGCGGGTCGGGCAAGCACTTCTCGTTCGGCGCCAGCGTCGAGGAACACCTGCCGGACAAGGCGCCCGAGATGCTGGCCGCTCTCGGCGGCGTCATCCGTGACCTGATCGGATTCCCCTACCCCACCGTCGCCGGTGTCCAGGGCAGATGTCTGGGCGGCGGGCTCGAGCTCGTCCTCGCCTGCGGCATCGTCATCGCGGAGGAGAGTGCAACCCTGGCCAGCCCGGAGATCCAACTCGGGGTCCTGCCACCGGCGGCAATCGCCTTGCTGTCCGGCAGGGCCGCCGAAGACATCGTCCTCACCGGCCGCAGCCTGACGGCGACCGAGGCCCGCCGGATCGGCATCGTCAACGTCATCGCCGCCGACGGCGACCTGGACGCGACGATCGACACCTTCGTGACCAAGCACTTCGTTCCCCGATCGGCACTCTCGTTACGCATGGCAACCAGGGCGGTGAGAGAGAGCCGCCGAGCCGAGATCGAGAGCAGACTCGACGAGACGGAGCGGTTCTACGTCGAAGAGCTGTTGACGACACACGACGGTGTCGAGGGCATCAGGGCGTTCATGGAGAAACGCCCTCCCGTGTGGAGGAATGCCTGA
- the glnQ_1 gene encoding glutamine transport ATP-binding protein GlnQ, which translates to MERVNGAPLLSLSDVSMFFGGLVAVNRVTTEVRESQIKGLIGPNGAGKTTLFNLISGIYTPTTGDITFQGDSIVGREPNRVAALGITRTFQNVRLFANMSVLENVMVGRHLHATSGFLQAALRRTSVRREESEIVATAAALLEQVGLSERAADKATDLPFGLQRTLEIARALATEPTMLLLDEPAAGLNATERRSLASLIRRIRDDGTTILLVEHDMEFVMGLVDELLVLDHGSAIAEGTPAEIQADEQVIAAYLGTPEE; encoded by the coding sequence ATGGAGCGGGTGAACGGTGCTCCACTTCTCTCGCTGTCGGACGTCTCGATGTTCTTCGGCGGTCTCGTGGCCGTCAACCGGGTGACGACCGAGGTACGCGAAAGCCAGATCAAGGGGCTGATCGGGCCGAACGGGGCCGGCAAGACGACGCTGTTCAACCTGATCAGCGGCATCTACACTCCCACGACCGGCGATATCACCTTTCAGGGCGACAGCATCGTCGGCCGGGAGCCGAACCGGGTGGCGGCGCTCGGCATCACCCGGACGTTCCAGAACGTGAGGCTCTTCGCAAACATGAGCGTTCTCGAGAACGTGATGGTGGGTCGCCACCTCCATGCAACATCCGGTTTTCTCCAGGCGGCTCTGCGCCGGACCTCTGTCCGGCGGGAGGAGTCCGAGATCGTGGCCACGGCTGCGGCCCTCCTCGAGCAGGTGGGATTGTCGGAAAGGGCGGCGGACAAGGCCACCGACCTGCCGTTCGGGCTTCAGCGCACCCTGGAGATCGCCAGGGCGCTGGCCACCGAACCGACAATGCTGCTTCTCGACGAGCCGGCGGCAGGGCTCAACGCCACCGAGAGGCGGTCGCTGGCGAGCCTGATCCGCAGGATCCGGGACGACGGGACCACCATTCTGCTGGTGGAGCACGACATGGAGTTCGTCATGGGGCTCGTGGACGAGTTGCTCGTCCTCGACCACGGGTCTGCCATCGCCGAAGGCACACCGGCGGAGATCCAGGCCGACGAGCAGGTCATCGCCGCCTATCTCGGGACACCTGAGGAATGA
- the livF_7 gene encoding high-affinity branched-chain amino acid transport ATP-binding protein LivF, producing MSTLVVSGVSTFYGRIRALDDVSLEVGEGEIVALIGANGAGKTTLLKTISGMMRPRTGEVTFDGQPITRITAEKIVARGISHVPENRQLFSTMTVDENLVLGAYRRYRKVGKATVAADAEKLFGIFPILSERRNQLAGTLSGGQQQMLAIARGLMADPKLVLLDEPSLGLAPLVVKELFEVIRGLRDGGVTVLLVEQNAHAALKLAGRGYLLEVGKVVLEGAATDLLEDDRVHAAYLGGAAGE from the coding sequence ATGAGTACCCTCGTCGTATCCGGGGTGAGTACCTTCTACGGGCGAATCCGCGCCCTGGATGACGTGTCGCTCGAGGTGGGCGAGGGCGAGATCGTGGCCCTCATCGGCGCCAACGGAGCGGGCAAGACGACACTCCTGAAGACCATCAGCGGCATGATGCGGCCCCGCACGGGCGAAGTGACCTTCGACGGCCAACCGATCACGCGGATCACAGCGGAGAAGATCGTCGCCCGGGGCATATCCCACGTCCCCGAGAACCGACAGCTCTTCTCCACGATGACGGTGGACGAGAACCTCGTCCTCGGTGCCTACCGCCGGTATCGGAAGGTGGGGAAGGCAACCGTCGCGGCCGATGCCGAAAAGCTGTTCGGAATCTTCCCCATCCTCTCGGAACGCCGCAACCAACTGGCCGGGACCCTCAGCGGGGGGCAGCAGCAGATGCTGGCGATCGCCCGCGGGCTGATGGCCGATCCCAAGCTGGTGCTGCTCGACGAACCGTCACTCGGTCTGGCACCGCTGGTGGTCAAGGAGCTGTTCGAGGTCATCCGCGGCCTCCGCGATGGTGGCGTCACCGTACTCCTGGTGGAGCAGAATGCCCACGCGGCTCTCAAACTTGCCGGTCGGGGCTACCTGCTGGAGGTGGGAAAGGTGGTTCTGGAGGGAGCGGCCACCGACCTGCTGGAGGACGACCGGGTCCATGCGGCCTACCTCGGAGGTGCGGCCGGGGAGTAG
- a CDS encoding receptor family ligand binding region, with product MRTGRRNKRTPRLFAVAVVMMFVAAACSAGATTTTATTAAPATTAAPATTAAPATTAAPATTAAPATEGVAYKIGFVASATGPGSSLGLPETNTAHMLAEQWADGITGPDGVHHALDVIVLDSESNPDVGAAAVSRLITEKDVDVLVAGTLSGNALAMAPLAEEAEIPMISMASARSIIETDGVTRPWIFKTPQENGHSARWQAAYLKSQGITTVCYLYENSGFGQDTLNNAKKFFPEAGIKIVFSDTFERSDTEFPQMQGVQSSGCQAAVVGAIPPGASMVTVALRDFVPDIPVIQGHGVCNATFISLAPQATEGVVLPCGRLMVADDLPDNDPQKPILMKYIADYTAFTGGDPVSTFGGHAWDALMWAYKGLSSLDEGPDLKDRRAGIREYIETNIKDWPGTGGVFNVTKDDHLGLKYTGLTFVRVEGGKFVNFPPDSW from the coding sequence ATGAGGACGGGACGAAGAAACAAAAGGACTCCACGACTGTTCGCCGTAGCGGTCGTGATGATGTTCGTTGCCGCGGCCTGTAGCGCCGGCGCCACCACAACGACTGCCACGACCGCAGCGCCTGCCACGACCGCAGCGCCTGCCACGACCGCAGCGCCTGCCACGACCGCAGCGCCTGCGACCACCGCAGCGCCCGCCACCGAGGGAGTGGCCTACAAGATCGGCTTCGTGGCCTCGGCCACCGGCCCCGGTTCCAGCCTCGGTCTGCCCGAGACGAACACGGCTCACATGCTCGCCGAGCAGTGGGCCGACGGTATCACGGGCCCTGACGGAGTACACCACGCCCTGGATGTGATCGTCCTCGATTCGGAGTCGAACCCCGACGTCGGAGCGGCGGCGGTGAGCCGCCTCATCACCGAGAAAGATGTCGACGTGCTGGTTGCGGGCACGCTGAGCGGCAACGCTCTGGCGATGGCGCCACTGGCGGAAGAGGCCGAGATCCCGATGATCTCCATGGCCTCGGCGCGCAGCATCATCGAGACCGACGGCGTGACCAGGCCCTGGATCTTCAAGACGCCGCAGGAGAACGGCCACAGCGCCCGCTGGCAGGCCGCCTACCTCAAGTCGCAGGGGATCACGACCGTGTGCTACCTGTACGAGAACAGTGGCTTTGGGCAGGACACCCTGAACAACGCCAAGAAGTTCTTCCCCGAGGCCGGCATCAAGATCGTCTTCAGCGACACGTTCGAGCGGTCCGATACCGAGTTCCCACAGATGCAGGGAGTCCAATCTTCCGGATGCCAGGCCGCGGTGGTGGGAGCCATCCCGCCCGGCGCCTCGATGGTGACGGTGGCGTTGCGTGACTTCGTCCCCGACATTCCGGTCATCCAGGGCCACGGCGTCTGCAACGCCACATTCATCTCCCTGGCACCGCAAGCCACCGAGGGCGTCGTGCTGCCGTGTGGTCGCCTCATGGTGGCCGACGATCTGCCGGACAACGACCCGCAGAAGCCGATCCTGATGAAGTACATCGCCGACTACACGGCGTTCACCGGGGGTGACCCGGTAAGCACCTTCGGCGGACACGCCTGGGACGCCCTCATGTGGGCCTACAAGGGCCTGAGCAGTCTCGATGAGGGACCCGATCTGAAGGACAGGCGGGCCGGGATCCGTGAGTACATCGAAACCAACATCAAGGATTGGCCGGGCACCGGCGGCGTCTTCAACGTCACCAAAGATGACCACCTCGGCCTGAAGTACACCGGTCTCACCTTCGTCCGTGTGGAGGGAGGCAAGTTCGTCAACTTCCCACCGGACAGTTGGTAG
- the fldI_1 gene encoding R-phenyllactate dehydratase activator translates to MIAVAYAAGVDVGSTQTKAVIIDEDGKIAGRSLIDTGANVVKAAESSFIAALEAGNISEEEINYVVGTGYGRYRVTFGNTQVTEISCHGRGAVHLFPNTRTVVDMGGQDTKAIAVNAIGEITDFCMNDKCAAGTGRFLQAAATALDIPLDDLGPLSLQSRKSVKISTTCTVFAESEVLAWIGKGKKIEDILWGVHKSIAARSASLMRRVGINDEITFTGGVSRNDGMVKALSERLGKPLNVSADCHYIGALGAALFALDHVMAGRAPVAGTEVAS, encoded by the coding sequence GTGATCGCAGTGGCATACGCAGCCGGAGTCGATGTCGGTTCGACCCAGACCAAAGCCGTCATCATCGACGAGGATGGCAAGATCGCCGGCCGCTCTCTCATCGACACGGGAGCCAACGTCGTCAAGGCCGCCGAGTCGTCCTTCATCGCCGCCCTCGAGGCGGGAAACATCAGCGAGGAGGAGATCAACTACGTTGTCGGTACCGGATACGGCCGCTACCGGGTGACCTTCGGCAACACCCAGGTCACCGAGATCAGCTGTCACGGCAGGGGTGCGGTCCACCTGTTCCCCAACACGAGGACGGTCGTCGACATGGGTGGCCAGGACACCAAGGCGATCGCCGTCAACGCCATCGGCGAGATCACCGACTTCTGCATGAACGACAAGTGTGCTGCCGGGACGGGACGCTTCCTCCAGGCCGCCGCAACGGCTCTCGACATCCCCCTCGACGATCTCGGCCCCCTCTCGCTCCAGAGCAGGAAGTCCGTCAAGATCAGTACGACCTGCACCGTCTTCGCAGAATCCGAGGTACTGGCGTGGATCGGCAAGGGCAAGAAGATCGAGGACATCCTCTGGGGTGTCCACAAGTCCATTGCCGCTCGTTCGGCGAGCCTGATGCGCCGGGTCGGCATCAACGACGAGATCACCTTCACCGGTGGCGTATCCCGGAACGACGGCATGGTCAAAGCGCTCTCGGAGCGCCTGGGAAAGCCCCTGAACGTCAGCGCCGACTGTCACTACATCGGGGCGCTGGGAGCCGCCCTGTTCGCTCTCGACCACGTCATGGCCGGTCGTGCGCCGGTCGCCGGCACGGAGGTGGCATCGTGA
- the bcrB gene encoding benzoyl-CoA reductase subunit B → MATRDSTPELVGRGNREGAALFREWFAELDETARNGGQSAYVFVMGSINEILKTFDLPVVFPEINSLQTAVRRVAHEYLEEAEDYGYSPDICGYVKADVGTQLRGGEHPMGRIPKPTLSVLTNACNTYIKWAEIWERMYGMHNFTIDIPGTRQAGGQTWRGDSDFEADRKYVEVQLGELITLCEEVTGKKFDIDKFREVLTHANTMSRSWKRILELNRAKPSLFNALTDGTIFLGVANGFRGTEAGARYFERLVEEMEYKAANGIGQSIEEQYRLVFLGVPCYPIFRRFNELFTDWGGSFVNSTYLWFASGGTNRGFEYDLADPLASLAEGVLVSVRDAMDAMFHQNEALAHMTEDFDVDGIIYHSIKSCRTVSTGLVDSRRHMTEDLGIPSLFIESDMMDRRVVSEAQMKNRVDAFFEGLASRRRQALAGAEG, encoded by the coding sequence ATGGCCACTCGAGATAGCACACCAGAACTGGTCGGCCGCGGCAACCGCGAGGGTGCCGCCCTGTTCCGGGAATGGTTCGCCGAGCTCGACGAGACGGCAAGGAACGGCGGCCAGTCCGCATACGTCTTCGTGATGGGAAGCATCAACGAGATCTTGAAGACGTTCGATCTCCCCGTCGTCTTTCCCGAGATCAACTCGCTTCAGACCGCGGTGCGCCGTGTCGCCCACGAGTACCTCGAAGAGGCCGAGGATTATGGGTATTCGCCCGACATCTGCGGGTATGTCAAGGCCGATGTCGGCACCCAGCTACGTGGTGGCGAGCATCCCATGGGCCGGATACCGAAGCCGACCCTCTCGGTGCTCACCAACGCCTGCAACACCTACATCAAGTGGGCCGAGATCTGGGAACGGATGTACGGAATGCACAACTTCACCATCGACATTCCCGGTACCCGCCAGGCCGGTGGTCAGACCTGGAGGGGTGATTCCGATTTCGAGGCCGACCGCAAGTATGTCGAGGTGCAGCTCGGCGAGCTGATCACGCTGTGTGAGGAGGTCACCGGCAAGAAGTTCGACATCGACAAGTTCCGTGAGGTCCTCACTCACGCCAACACGATGAGCCGCTCGTGGAAACGGATTCTCGAGCTCAACCGTGCGAAGCCCTCCCTGTTCAACGCGCTCACCGACGGAACGATATTCCTGGGAGTCGCCAACGGCTTCAGGGGCACCGAGGCCGGTGCCCGCTACTTCGAGCGCCTCGTGGAGGAGATGGAGTACAAGGCGGCGAACGGGATCGGCCAGAGCATCGAGGAGCAGTACCGGCTCGTGTTCCTCGGGGTTCCCTGCTACCCGATCTTCCGCCGGTTCAACGAGCTGTTCACCGACTGGGGCGGCAGTTTCGTCAACTCCACGTATCTCTGGTTCGCCTCGGGAGGCACGAACCGCGGTTTCGAGTACGACCTCGCAGATCCGTTGGCGAGCCTCGCCGAGGGGGTGCTCGTGAGCGTCCGTGACGCGATGGATGCCATGTTTCACCAGAACGAGGCGCTGGCTCACATGACAGAAGACTTCGACGTGGACGGCATCATCTACCACTCGATCAAGAGCTGCCGGACCGTCTCGACGGGTCTCGTAGACAGCCGCCGGCACATGACGGAGGATCTCGGCATACCGAGCCTGTTCATCGAGTCGGACATGATGGACCGGCGGGTCGTCTCCGAAGCCCAGATGAAGAACCGGGTCGACGCCTTCTTCGAAGGCTTGGCATCTCGCCGGCGACAAGCCCTTGCCGGCGCAGAAGGATGA
- the livH_7 gene encoding high-affinity branched-chain amino acid transport system permease protein LivH translates to MRGILFRSLKHKSYRVLAIGGMTVAVVAVILILGAQKNFGPQQYGQLIVAGLGDGAIYALIALGFVMIYTVTGIINFAQGAFVMLGSMIAVTLYASKVGGTGAMGLVVAALLAIVATTVIGVVVERLTVFPARNADSLTLIIITVGVYITLEGLALIFWGSNARILPAFTTVATSDLIFRPGGIVLKAQSLWIWGTTAVVLALLMVFLRRTLLGKALRACSVNRYAARLMGISPSRMSIFAFGLAAAMGAIAGIVLAPASRPIYDMGLKLGLKGFVAAAMGGLISSPVAVLGGLLLGLTENIAAGVTKSGLKDIFAFIVLIAVLLRQRRQLGRGLE, encoded by the coding sequence ATGAGGGGTATCTTGTTTCGATCGCTCAAGCACAAGTCATATAGGGTCTTGGCGATCGGCGGGATGACCGTCGCCGTGGTGGCGGTCATCCTCATCTTGGGAGCCCAGAAGAACTTCGGCCCTCAGCAGTACGGCCAACTGATCGTCGCCGGGCTCGGGGACGGGGCCATCTACGCCCTCATCGCACTCGGCTTCGTGATGATCTACACCGTCACCGGCATCATCAATTTCGCCCAGGGCGCCTTCGTGATGCTGGGGTCGATGATCGCCGTGACCCTCTATGCATCCAAGGTCGGGGGCACCGGCGCCATGGGCCTCGTCGTCGCCGCCCTTCTCGCCATCGTCGCCACGACGGTGATCGGGGTCGTCGTCGAGCGGCTGACCGTCTTTCCCGCCCGCAACGCAGACTCTCTGACACTGATCATCATCACCGTCGGTGTCTACATCACCCTCGAGGGCCTGGCCCTGATCTTCTGGGGGAGCAACGCCCGGATCCTGCCCGCCTTCACGACGGTCGCGACCTCCGACCTCATCTTCAGGCCCGGCGGCATCGTCCTCAAGGCGCAGTCGCTGTGGATCTGGGGGACCACGGCCGTCGTGCTGGCTCTCCTCATGGTGTTTCTCCGCCGGACGCTTCTCGGCAAGGCGCTGCGGGCGTGCTCGGTCAACAGGTACGCCGCCCGGCTCATGGGCATCAGCCCCTCACGCATGTCCATCTTCGCCTTCGGGCTGGCGGCGGCCATGGGAGCCATCGCCGGGATCGTCCTTGCGCCGGCGAGCCGGCCCATCTACGACATGGGCCTCAAGCTCGGCCTCAAGGGCTTCGTGGCCGCGGCCATGGGGGGTCTCATCAGTTCGCCCGTAGCCGTGTTGGGCGGCCTCCTCCTCGGTCTCACCGAGAACATCGCAGCCGGCGTCACCAAGTCCGGTCTCAAGGACATCTTTGCCTTCATCGTCCTCATCGCGGTCCTCCTGCGACAGCGCCGTCAGCTGGGACGGGGACTCGAGTGA
- a CDS encoding phenylacetate-coenzyme A ligase gives MFLPEIETLPPTELKKLQGERLSGLIERLRASDAEYWKKKLNGIGSVASIEDLPSIPFTSKSEFRDQYPTGMLAVPLRDVVRVHASSGTSGKPTIVGYNAADVALFGEVNARCLAACGGTPDDVIHVAYGYGLFTGGLGVHYGAEALGAVTVPASGGNAVFQVGLLADLGATGLAATPSFALRLAEQAAADGRLADIRLRWGIHGAEPWSEGFREKIQEAWGGDYDACDLYGLSEVIGPGVAAECYQNKGGLHILEDHFYPEIVDPDTGEPLPDGELGELVLTTLTRQAQPVLRYRTRDITRILGAGCPCGRTSRRIDRFQGRVDDMLIIRGINVYPRTIESLLLDDPCISGQFAIVVDRRSTMVELEARVELADSSLVPRREEILNRLKKHLADTLRVRVEVLLGDPGSIPRQDTGKAKRVFVRVDDTDPLAALLH, from the coding sequence GTGTTTCTTCCGGAAATCGAGACGTTGCCCCCCACCGAGCTCAAGAAGCTGCAGGGGGAACGGCTGTCGGGTTTGATCGAGAGGCTGCGGGCGAGCGACGCCGAGTACTGGAAGAAGAAGCTGAACGGAATCGGTTCGGTGGCGTCGATCGAAGACCTCCCTTCCATACCGTTCACCTCGAAGTCGGAGTTTCGCGACCAGTACCCGACCGGAATGCTCGCGGTGCCGTTGCGAGACGTCGTCCGGGTCCATGCCTCCTCAGGGACGTCGGGAAAGCCGACCATCGTCGGCTACAACGCCGCCGACGTTGCGCTCTTCGGCGAGGTCAACGCCCGTTGCCTCGCCGCGTGCGGCGGCACTCCCGATGACGTGATCCATGTCGCCTACGGCTACGGCCTCTTCACCGGTGGCCTCGGTGTCCACTACGGGGCCGAGGCGCTGGGGGCGGTCACCGTCCCCGCCTCGGGAGGCAACGCCGTCTTCCAGGTGGGATTGCTGGCCGATCTCGGCGCCACCGGTCTCGCCGCCACGCCCTCGTTCGCCCTCCGTCTCGCCGAGCAGGCGGCAGCCGACGGCAGGTTGGCCGACATCAGACTGCGCTGGGGCATCCACGGTGCCGAGCCCTGGTCGGAGGGCTTCCGTGAGAAGATTCAGGAGGCTTGGGGTGGCGACTATGACGCCTGTGACCTGTACGGGCTCTCCGAGGTGATCGGACCCGGAGTCGCCGCCGAGTGCTATCAGAACAAGGGCGGGTTGCACATCCTCGAGGATCACTTCTACCCCGAGATCGTGGATCCCGACACAGGCGAGCCGCTCCCTGACGGCGAACTGGGCGAGTTGGTCCTCACCACCCTGACCCGCCAGGCACAGCCCGTGCTCCGTTACCGGACGCGGGACATCACGCGGATCCTGGGGGCGGGTTGCCCATGCGGACGGACCTCGCGACGCATCGACCGTTTCCAGGGCAGGGTCGACGACATGCTGATCATCCGCGGTATCAACGTCTATCCGCGGACGATCGAGTCGCTCCTTCTCGACGACCCGTGCATCTCGGGGCAGTTCGCCATCGTCGTCGACCGCCGGTCGACCATGGTGGAGCTCGAGGCCAGGGTCGAGCTGGCGGATTCCTCGCTCGTCCCCCGACGGGAGGAGATCCTCAATCGGCTGAAGAAGCACCTCGCCGACACCCTCCGGGTGCGAGTCGAGGTGCTCCTCGGCGACCCGGGCAGCATTCCCCGTCAGGACACCGGCAAGGCGAAGCGGGTGTTCGTGAGGGTGGACGACACCGATCCCCTCGCCGCTCTCCTCCACTGA